From the genome of Procambarus clarkii isolate CNS0578487 chromosome 53, FALCON_Pclarkii_2.0, whole genome shotgun sequence:
gaaacggctcaaggaggcgaccccgggtattcagcagaacgtcaccccaaagagaatgacgacaattgaagtcacccagcaggagcacaggctctggcaaggagtctaggaggtgtttcaaatcaggaagagaaagcgggacactcggggggagataaatggaacaaactgtgtaccatttccccacaaagatacgagcagcagaacaatggcgaGGTGAAGGAAAAGTAAAGGAAcacagggaacatcagcacgaatcaagagagcagaagaattagaagccccggcaacggctgggggggggagagaaaggaatggccacgaaaacgaccaggacgagcaacaaacatcggctcctggagacagacacaaaggggcgaaaacgcaaaatcagaagttggagttcgaggaaattggcgtaataacctcgaacgttccattgaagaatagacaacgacgagaagagaaaggacaaaaacagagaacaaggaagaaacaaaggcgaaagagcaacagagcacgttaaagaatatcagggtcgggatcagggtcagcaaagtcagggttagggggcatgggtaaactgagcaaagacggagggaaggaaacgggaaaacagatcagaggtgggcgggcagagtccggaggaggaggaagaggaggagacaacggagaggagcaggcaaggacagcagcaggaagagggggagtagaaagaggggagcgcacctcaacaagagcagcaaccaaaagggaagcaggggccaaagaaacctccatagcaggaacagggggcgcaatcactgaaatgggaggggaaggagcaacagagccagaagtacgagctgaggaagaaagcgaagccttcttacccgccggggaggaggaaggagaggagccaggcttacgcttctgacttaaagagactggtgtcccagcaactacgtaccgggcaacggattccagtgtctcaacaggagaagctgaacgagagcacacacgacggctgtcaggagagcgatggacatccgcccacacggacaggtggcggggagagccgatagatggaggaagaggatgggaaggaggatcggagggagacgaggaagaagacacaggagacatgacagaccaggtagaaagaaggggaacctcagacagaggaccaggagggggacccctcgggacagaacgcaacggaacagaggagggggcagtgggcgtatcagggtccaaggcccggaaaaggttgtgagtctgaggaaggaggggaggacgaggagaggaagagcgcaacacgcgagcataaaagacgttagtataaggcgggagccggcgaacctggcgtctcgcctcaggaaaagataaacgctcccggtgcttcaagttgaggacggccgcctcaagcttgtaatggatacaggcatgggagaaggtaggatgggcctcaccgcagttgaggcagcgagcttggggagaagtgcactccgacttagaatgaccttcacccccacacaaaggacagagagagacagtcccagagcagcggagggcaccatgcccaaacctccagcacttgttacaaagtcgaggagaaggaatatactcctggacagagcacctagcactagcaagaatgacagaggatggaagggtcctaccatcaaaggtgaccttcacaacgcgaaggggttgacggcgacgaccacgagggggacgagtaaacgagtcaacctggaggacagaatggccttgagcATCAAGGatgtgccgaatatcatcgtggcaatcctgcagattccgaacaccggttgcaacatggggtgggaggagaatagtgccaacactggcattcatccgaacgttcttggagacccgaacagggatcttgcCAAGGTAAGATAAGGcatccaagcgggaagctgcatcctgagaaggagcagcaaggacacgtgtaccgagacgagtggggttgaaagtaacagacgcatccatggaatctacaagatgccgatggagggagaaatcgtcaggaggcgcagaatcaagagggaggagatcaaagtatttggcccatgaagcaggaccaaacaaggcctgatacgcatcagcacgggaaggaatcgagcgagtgcggctgggacgcgaacggcgttgagaacccccagagagagaggggtcaaaaggcgcagtagtcacgagAGACttggccgcaccaggggacgaagtggtcaccactgggggctggaggctcgacccaaccacagaggagggaggggagctgggggaagaattcaggacagtcaaaggaggagcaaggtcggggcccaacgcagcgggagctacagagcctggccttccaatacaggccgactcgagggcttggtcgcccaccccacgagcctgagagggtacaacggaaacattcatcgacatagagacgaagagaaagaaattcatccacgaatgtgccccccatacccaccatggagccacaattaagaggcaggacacccaacaggaagctatcgccgatcatgccggggcccccctaggggtgcgtcgtgagtatacgccccacaaacgccaccttaagaaccgtcagtccgtcgagatcgggttcagcgacgaaagggggattaacaataaaaggttcccctcgctcgagacgtcgggtacaacagttctacgggtgcaagagtatgcctccccaagcacccgggcgccaaaatagaagaagtccaaagaaataatccaaaacaagcaaaaggtcggcaggaaacgacaagcagataggagaagaggggggagaaaaatgaaacataatgaaaaggaaaagcaatccggcataattagagaagacagcagcaggattgcaaggccataaaaggacagaggagtgtcccacggagcatcacactccggcagccgcccccgAAGcccccaacgggccggatggggagggggagaaaaggTTATAGTGAATTCACGTTCATCATTTGGAGTGAATAACTCTACGGACCTGACCGGCCATatttcacttagtttttggcgatACCTGGTTGAGACCTGGTTGATGagcttttgggagttcttctactccccaagcccgacccgaggccagacttgacttgtgagagtttggtccaccaggctgttgtttggagcggtccgcaggcccacataccctccacagctcgattggtccggcactccttgaaggaaacaaactagtttcctcttgaagatgtctacggttgttccggcaatatttctgatgctcgctggtaggacgttgaacaaccgcggacctctgatgttcatacagtgttctctgattgtgcctatggcacctctgctcgggCGAGAAGAGCCCGACTTCCTAAAGGACCCACCGTACATAGACATAGCTTACTTCATGCAAGACGGGTAAATATTACAGGTACAGTGTTGACAGCTGAGTTTAGTTGGGAGTCCTGGGGTGTGGCACACGACGATCAGGAGTCCTGGGGTGTGGCACACGACGTTCTGGAGTCCTGGGGTGTGGCACACGACGTTCTGGAGTCCTGGGGTGTGGCTCACGACGTTCAGGAGTCCTGGGGTGTGGCACACGACGTTCTGGAGTCCTGGGGTGTGGCACACGACGTTCTGGAGTCCTGGGGTGTGGCTCACGACGATCAGGAGTCCTGGGGTGTGGCACACGACGTTCTGGAGTCCTGGGGTGTGGCTCACGACGTTCAGGAGTCCTGGGGTGTGGCACACGACGTTCTGGAGTCCTGGGGTGTGGCACACGACGTTCTGGAGTCCTGGGGTGTAGCTCACGACGTTCAGGAGTCCTGGGGTGTGGCACACGACGATCAGGAGTCCTGGGGTGTGGCGCACGACGTTCTGGAGTCCTGGGGTGTGGCTCACGACGACCCGGAGTCCTAGGGTGTGGCACACGACGTTCTGGAGTCCTGGGGTGTGGCTCACGACGACCCGGAGTCCTGGGGTGTGGCACACGACGTTCTGGTGTCCTGGGGTGTGGCACACGACGTTCTGGAGTCCTGGGGTGTGGCACACGACGTTCTGGAGTCCTGGGGTGTGGCTCACGACGACCCGGAGTCCTAGGGTGTGGCTCACGACGTTCTGGAGTCCTGGGGTGTGGCTCACGACGACCCGGAGTCCTAGGGTGTGGCACACGACGTTCTGGAGTCCTGGGGTGTGGCTCACGACGACCCGGAGTCCTAGGGTGTGGCTCACGACGTTCTGGAGTCCTGGGGTGTGGCACACGACGTTCTGGAGTCCTGGGGTGTGGCACACGACGTTCTGGAGTCCTGGGATGTGGCACACGACGTTCTGGAGTCCTGGGGTGTGGCTCACGACGACCCGGAGTCCTAGGGTGTGGCTCACGACGTTCTGGAGTCCTGGGGTGTGGCTCACGACGACCCGGAGTCCTGGGGTGTGGCACACGACGTTCTGGAGTCCTGGGGTGTGGCACACGACGTTCTGGAGTCCTGGGGTGTGGCTCACGACGACCCGGAGTCCTGGGGTGTGGCGCACGACGTTCTGGAGTCCTGGGGTGTGGCTCACGACGACCCGGAGTCCTAGGGTGTGGCACACGACGTTCTGGAGTCCTGGGGTGTGGCACACGACGTTCTGGAGTCCTGGGGTGTGGCTCACGACGACCCGGAGTCCTAGGGTGTGGCTCACGACGTTCTGGAGTCCTGGGGTGTGGCTCACGACGACCCGGAGTCCTGGGGTGTGGCACACGACGTTCTGGAGTCCTGGGGTGTGGCACACGACGTTCTGGAGTCCTGGGGTGTGGCTCATGACGATCAGGAGTCCTGGGGTGTGGCGCACGACGTTCTTGTGTCCTGGGGTGTGGCTCACGACGACCCGGAGTCCTAGGGTGTGGCACACGACGTTCCGGGAGTCCTGGGGTGTGGCACACGACGACCCGGAGTCCTAGGGTGTGGCACACGACGTTCCGGGAGTCCTGGGGTGTGGCACATGACGACCCCGGAGTCCTAGGGTGTGGCACACGACGTTCCGGGAGTCCTGGGGTGTGGCACACGGCGTTCGGGAGTCCTGGGGTGTGGCTCACGACGACCCGGAGTCCTAGGGTGTGGCACACGAGGTCCGAGAGTCCTCGGGTGTGGCCCACGACGATCAGGAGTCCTCGGGTGTGGCCCACGACGATCAGGAGTCCTGGGGTGTGGTACACGACGATCAGGAGTCCTGGGGTGTGGCTCACGACGATCAGGAGTCCTGGGGTGTGGCTCACTACGTTCAGGAGTCCTGGGGTGTGGCTCACGACGACCCGGAGTCCTAGGGTGTGGCACACGACGTGTGAGAGGTCATGGACATGATAGTGATTAAAACTGCTAGACGACACACACAGCAAATCCACAGGTCATACGTCCGTGTCCTAAATACCCGTTTCACCTAGTATGACACAGACTCTAGCTTCACCTAGCATAGTGTGGGAAGTTTCCACATTAAATATACAAACACTAAATTATAACATCAATAAGATGTTGTTGATTTACATTGTTATAAAAATGATTACAGAGAATGGGAAAGGCAGCTACGATCAGCTTTCGTCACAAAATTCATCTAACTAATGATACAATACAAAATACATCAGACTAAGAGCGGGTAACCTAATAAAATTATCTCAATTAATTATACATTCAATAACAAGATTATACAATACACTCTTTACTTCTCTTGATACATTTGGCacctgaggaggagggagggagccagTGTGCAGAGGAGCACAGCCATGATGGTGTGTTGGGAGTGCACGGCTGGGGAGTGCACGGCTGGGGAGTGCACTGCTGGGAGTGCACGGCTGGGAATGCACGGCTGGGGAGTGCACGGCTGGGAGTGCACGGCTGGGAATGCACGGCTGAGGAGTGCACGGCTGGGAGTGCACGGCTGGGAATGCACGGCTGGGGAGTGCACGGCTGGGAGTGCACGGCTGGGAATGCACGGCTGGGGAGTGCACGGCTGGGGAGTGCACGGCTGGGGAGTACACGGCTGAGGAGTGCACGGCTGGGAGTGCACGGCTGGGGAGTGCACGGCTGCGAGTGCACGGCTGGGAGTGCACGGCTGGGAGTGCACGACTGGGAGTGCACGGCTGGGAGTGCATAGCTGGGAGTGCATAGCTGGGAGTGCATAGCTGGGAGTGCACGGCTGGGGAGTGCACGGCTGGGAGTGTACGGCTGTGAGTGCACGGCTGTGAGTGCATGGCTGGGAGTGTACGGCTGGGGAGTGTACGGCTGCGAGTGCATGGCTGGGAGTGCACGGCTGGGAGTGCACGACTGGGGAGTGCACGGCTGGGAGTGCAAGGCTGGGAGTGCACGGCTGGGAGTACACGGCTGGGAGTGCACGGTTGGGAGTGCACGGCTGGGAATGCACGGCTGGGGAGTGCACGGCTGGGGAGTGCACGGCTGGAAGTGGACGGCTGAGGAGTGCACGGCTGGGAGTGTAAGGTTGGGAGTGCACGGCTGGGGAGTGCACGGCTGGGAGTACACGGCTGGGGAGTGCATGGATGGGGAGTGCATGGCTGGGAGTGCACGGCTGGGGAGTGCACGGCTGGGGAGTGCATGGCTGGGGAGTGCATGGCTGGGAGTGCACGGTTGGGGAGTGCACAGCTGGGAGTGCACGGCTGGGAGTGCACGGCTGGGGAGTGCATGGCTGGGGAGTGCACGGCTGGGGAGTGCATGGCTGGGGAGTGCATGGCTGGGAGTGCACGGTTGGGGAGTGCACGGCTGGGAGTGCACGGCTGGGAGTGCACGGCTGGGGAGTGCATGGCTGGGAGTGCACGGCTGGGAGTGCACGGCTGGGAGTGCACGGCTGGGGAGTGCATGGCTGGGAGTGCATGGCTGGGAGTGCACGGCTGGGAGTGCACGGCTGGGAGTGCACGGCTGGGAGTGCACGGCTGGGGAGTGCATGGCTGGGAGTGCACGGCTGGGGAGTGCACGGCTGGGAGTGCACGGCTGGGGAGTGCATGGCTGGGAGTGCACGACTGGGAGTGCACGGCTGGGGAGTGCACGGCTGGGAGTGCACGGCTGGGAGTGCACGGCTGGGGAGTGCATGGCTGGGAGTGCACGGTTGGGGAGTGCACGGCTGGGAGTGCACGGCTGGGAGTGCACGGCTGGGGAGTGCATGGCTGGGAGTGCACGGCTGGGAGTGCACGGCTGGGGAGTGCACGGCTGGGAGTGCACGGCTGGGAGTGCACGGCTGGGAGTGCACGGCTGGGAGTGCATGGCTGGGAGTGCACGGCTGGGGAGTGCACGGCTGGGAGTGCACGGCTGGGAGTGCACGGCTGGGAGTGCACGGCTGGGGAGTGCACGGCTGGGAGTGCACGGCTGGGGAGTGCATGGCTGGGAGTGCACGGCTGGGGAGTGCACGGCTGGGAGTGCACGGCTGGGGAGTGCATGGCTGGGAGTGCACGACTGGGAGTGCACGGCTGGGAGTGCACGGCTGAGAGTGCACGACTGGGGAGTGCACGGCTGGGGAGTGCACGGCTGGGGAGTGCATGGCTGGGAGTGCACGGCTGGGGAGTGCACGGCTGGGAGTGCACGGCTGGGAGTGCACGGCTGGGGAGTGCACGGCTGGGAGTGCACGGCTGGGAGTGCATGGCTGGGAGTGCACGGCTGGGAGTGCACGGCTGGGGAGTGCACGGCTGGGAGTGCACGGCTGGGAGTGCACGGCTGGGAGTGCACGGCTGGGGAGTGCACGGCTGGGGAGTGCATGGCTGGGAGTGCACGACTGGGAGTGCACGGCTGGGAGTGCACGGCTGGGGAGTGCACGGCTGGGAGTGCACGGCTGGGGAGTGCATGGCTGGGAGTGCACGGCTGGGGAGTGCACGGCTGGGAGTGCACGGCTGGGGAGTGCATGGCTGGGAGTGCACGACTGGGAGTGCACGGCTGGGAGTGCACGGCTGAGAGTGCACGACTGGGAGTGCACGGCTGGGGAGTGCACGGCTGGGGAGTGCATGGCTGGGAGTGCACGGCTGGGGAGTGCACGGCTGGGAGTGCACGGCTGGGAGTGCACGGCTGGGAGTGCATAGCTGGGAGTGCAACCCCCATGGTTTACCTGTGTACCAagaacaccactacccccccatgGTTTACCTGTGTACCAAGAACACCACTACCCCCCACCATGGTTTACCAGTGTACCAAGAACACCACTGCCCCCACCATGGTTTACCAGTGTACCAagaacaccactacccccccccatggtttaccagtgtaccaagaacatcactacccacccaccatgGTTTACCAGTGTACCAAGAACACCACTACCGCCCCCCCATGGTTTACCAGCGCACCAagaacaccactaccccccccaccatggtttaccagtgtaccaagaacaccactacccccccacatggtttaccagtgtaccaagaacaccactacccccccaccatggtttaccagtgtaccaagaacatcactacccccccaccatggtttttccagtgtaccaagaacaccactgcccccaccatggtttaccagtgtaccaagaacaccactacccccccaccatggtttaccagtgtaccaagaacatcactacccccccaccatggtttaccagtgtaccaagaacaccactaccccccccccaccatggtttACCAGTGTACCAAGAACATCACTACCCCCCCCCAGGGTTTACCAGTGTACCAAGAACATCACTCTCCCCCATGGTTTACCAGTGTACCAAGAAcatcactacccccccccaccatggtttaccagtgtaccaagaacaccactacccccccaccatggtttaccagtgtaccaagaactccactacccccccaccatggtttaccagtgtaccaagaacatcactacccccccaccatggtttaccagtgtaccaagaacaccactaccccccaccatggtttaccagtgtaccaagaacatcactacccccccccaccatggtttACCAGTGTACCAAGAACACCACTACTCCCCCCTACCATGGTTTACCAGTGTACCAAGAACATCGCTACCCCCCACCATGGTTTACCAGTGTACCAGGAACATCACTACCCCCCCCACCATGGTTTACCAGTGTACCAAGAACatcgctaccccccccccaccatggtttACTAGTGTACCAAGAACATCACTACCCCCCCCATGGTTTACCAGTGTACCAagaacaccactaccccccccccaccatggtttaccagtgtaccaagaacatcactacccccccaccatggtttactagtgtaccaagaacatcactacccccccaccatggtttaccagtgtaccaagaacaccactacccccaccatggtttaccagtgtaccaagaacaccactaccccccccatgGTTTACTAGTGTACCAAGAacatcactacccccccccccatggtttaccagtgtaccaagaacaccactaccccccccccaccatggtttaccagtgtaccaagaacaccactaccccccccagggtttaccagtgtaccaagaacatcactcccccatggtttaccagtgtaccaagaacatcactaccccccccaccatggtataccagtgtaccaagaacaccactaccccccccaccATGGTTTACCAGTGTACCAAGAACACCACTACCCCCCGCACCATGGTTTACTAGTGTACCAagaacaccactaccccccccatgGTTTACCAGTGTACCAAGAACACCACTACCCCCCGCACCATGGTTTACTAGTGTACCAagaacaccactaccccccccaccatggtttaccagtgtaccaagaacaccactacccccccccaccatggtttaccagtgtaccaagaacaccactacccccccccaccatggtttACCAGTGTACCAAGAACATCACTACCGCCCCCCCACCATGGTTTACCAGTGTACCAagaacaccactacccccccccatgGTTTACTAGTGTACCAAGAacatcactaccccccccccaccatggtttACCAGTGTACCAAGAACATCACTACCCCCCCATGGTTTACCAGTGTACCAAGAACATCACTACCCCCACCATGGTTTACCAGTGTACCAagaacaccactaccccccccatgGTTTACCAGTGTACCAAGAACACCACTACCCCCCGCACCATGGTTTACTAGTGTACCAagaacaccactacccccccccaccatggtttaccagtgtaccaagaacaccactaccccccgcaccatggtttaccagtgtaccaagaacaccactacccccccccaccatggtttACCAGTGTACCAAGAACATCACTACCGCCCCCCCACCATGGTTTACCAGTGTACCAagaacaccactacccccccccatgGTTTACTAGTGTACCAAGAACatcactaccccctcccccaccatggtTTACCAGTGTACCAAGAACATCAATACCCCCCCCATGGTTTACCAGTGTACCAAGAACATCACTACCCCCACCATGGTTTACCAGTGTACCAAGAACATCACTACCGCCCCCCCACCATGGTTTACCAGTGTACCAagaacaccactaccccccccccatggttTACTAGTGTACCAAGAACATCACTACCCCCCCACAATGGTTTACTAGTGTACCAagaacaccactaccccccccaccatggtttaccagtgtaccaagaacaccactacccccccaccatggtttacaagtgtaccaagaacaccactaccccccccaccATGGTTTACCAGTGTACCAAGAACATCACTACCGCCCCCCCACCATGGTTTACCAGTGTACCAagaacaccactacccccccccatgGTTTACTAGTGTACCAAGAacatcactaccccccccccaccatggtttACCAGTGTACCAAGAACATCACTACCCCCCCCATGGTTTACCAGTGTACCAAGAACATCACTACCCCCACCATGGTTTACCAGTGTACCAagaacaccactacccccccccccccaccatggtttACCAGTGTACCAAGAACATCACTACCGCCCCCCACCATGGTTTACTAGTGTACCAAGAACATCACTACCCCCCCATGGTTTACTGGTGTACCAAGAACATCactaccgccccccccccaccatggtttACCAGTGTACCAAGAACATCACTACCCCCCCCATGGTTTACCAGTGTACCAAGAACATCACTACCCCCCCCACCATGGTTTACCAGTGTACCAggaacaccactacccccccccaccatggtttaccagtgtaccaagaacaccactaccccccccccatggtttactagtgtaccaagaacaccactaccccccccatggtttaccagtgtaccaagaacaccactacccccccaccaTGGTTTACCAGTGTACCAAGAACACCACTACCCCCCACCATGGTTTACCAGTGTACCAAGAACATCACTACCGCCCCCCCACCATGGTTTACCAGTGTACCAAGAACATCACTACCGCCCCCCCATGGTTTACCAGTGTACCAagaacaccactacccccccccaccatggtttaccagtgtaccaagaacaccactacccccccaccatggtttaccagtgt
Proteins encoded in this window:
- the LOC138352497 gene encoding mucin-19-like, which gives rise to MSHTPGLQNVVCHTPGLQNVVCHTPGLRVVVSHTPGLQNVVSHTLGLRVVVSHTPGLQNVVCHTPGLQNVVCHTLGLRVVVSHTPGLQNVVRHTPGLRVVVSHTPGLQNVVCHTPGLQNVVCHTPGLRVVVSHTPGLQNVVSHTLGLRVVVSHTPGLQNVVCHIPGLQNVVCHTPGLQNVVCHTPGLQNVVSHTLGLRVVVSHTPGLQNVVCHTLGLRVVVSHTPGLQNVVSHTLGLRVVVSHTPGLQNVVCHTPGLQNVVCHTPGHQNVVCHTPGLRVVVSHTPGLQNVVCHTLGLRVVVSHTPGLQNVVRHTPGLLIVVCHTPGLLNVVSYTPGLQNVVCHTPGLQNVVCHTPGLLNVVSHTPGLQNVVCHTPGLLIVVSHTPGLQNVVCHTPGLQNVVCHTPGLLNVIGTTFAFFQQRGNSPFISDSLNISAGGNKAEKEHIDLELEPPLCFTSTGRTDAKLWLFSEATGVPHVVDDPQ